The DNA sequence AAGTCAGAGTTCTCCATTTCTTGTTTGCTCATGTCATAGAAAGGACTGTCCTCGTCGATCTCGTGGACAATGGTGATGGGCGACACAAGGAAGATGCGATCGATGCCGCTGTCAAAGCCGACGTCAATGTCCATTTGGTCAAGAGGAATAAACTCGCCCTCGGCTGTGGTCCGAGACCTGAGGAGCTGAGCGCGAACGTGGGCTTCAACCAAGTGGCTTTTGCGCAAGTTGCCCACACGCCACATCAGACACAGTTTACTGTCCCTCATTGCCACTGTAGCGTTGTGGCTAAACACCAGCGTCTCGTTCCTCTTTTTGGGCTTTGCCATTTTGGCCATGACAGCACCGATGATGAAGGCATCGATGATGCACCCTACAATGCTCTGGAACACCACCATAAACACAGCGATGGGACACTCGTCTGTAACGTAGCGATAGCCGTAGCCAATGGTGGTCTGCGTCTCAATGGAGAAGAGAAACGCAGCCGTGAAGGTGCCTACGTTCGAAACGCACTTAGGGCTGCCGTTGTCCAGGTCTCCGTGAAATATGGCCACCAGCCAGAAGATACATCCAAAAAACAGCCAGGACAGCAGGAACGCCAAGCAGAAAATGACAAACATCCATCGCCAGCGAATGTCCACGCACGTGGTGAAGATGTCGGCTAGGTAACGCTGGCTCTTCTCGCTGACGTTGATGAACTGCACGTTGCAGTGTCCGTCCTTCTTGACGAACCTGCTCTGGGTCTGGTGACGGGTGTGGACCTTGCCCTTCCCGTTACCATACCCGTTTGGTACCGCAGCAGTGGCCAACTTCATACCGTCCTCCTCTGATGACACAATGCTGTAGCGGTTGGCCCGCACACTTCCCATCACCTCAGTCTGGGAGGTCTGTGCTGTTTCTGCTTTGGAAAACAGTCTTAGTTTCTGGAAAAAGCGTTGGAGAAACAGTTTTGAAACACTCACGGGGACCAACACAAGCAGGAAATGGTGGGGCCGTTCAGAGCAGGACGCAGGAGGCGTCTCTTTTTGCTCCAGTTAGACCTTCAGATTGACCTTCTGGAAAGGTCTAAAGGGCCAGTGATGGGGTGGTTAGTCTTGTCTCATTTGATCTGGTGATGTCATCAGTCAAATGTCCTATCGGAAACAAGAGAGAAAAAACAACAGTTAGCATCCATCGACAAAGACGCAAAAAATGCAACATTTCACTGCAATTTGATTAATGGAAAGTTAACCTCTCTTATGTTTACTTTACGAGTTTTACAATATTGTGTATTTAAATCGTTAAAAAATCTGAACTCTTGGTTCTAATAGCACATGTGTCTCCGAGACTGCGTGCAATGTACATAAATCTCACGCATTCTCAAGTCTCAGCTTGAACTGATAAATTTGTACACTGATTAAATCATAATGTTCACATTTCCCTCTGAATTTAGCATCACATGGAATAATACTAACTTTGATGCATGGTATGTGCTTAATCAAAAACTCATACTTTGAAACTTAAGAGGACCCTGACCATTCCTTTCAGATTTAGAAAAAAACTGTGGAGTGAGCCAACAAGACTTCACTCAAAACAGACAAAATAACAAAGCTTAACCGAAGTCTGATTTCTTTCATTTATAAGTTCAGTGAGGCTGCAAAGAATGATGTAGTAGGTTAATGAATTATAGAGTTTCCTTTTATGGGTTGATATTAATACTTTTGGCTGGTAATTTTGACTTAACAACTTCATTGGATCTTGTCGAGcgtcatataaaaaaaatcatcactAACTGCACTATTTTTACCCTTCCATTCAAAACAATACCCATGTATATTCACAATAAGCAATTTGTAATTTTCTCCAAATTTACCAGGTCTTTACAAAACACTACTCTACATAACTTGTTAATGCCATGGCAGCTTGTCCGTTGATGCGCTCTTATTCGTTGCCTTATTGTTCACAGGACCATTATTAATACCCATTTTCATGTACTGTGCTAATCAGAATTTGGGTTAATGGAAAATTGTTTTGCTAAGTCATGTATGTCTATTACTAGTGTTACGTGCTGTGCTAATgcaaattagcaaaaaatatctaATCGACAGTTGTGTCCTTAAAACTCCTCAGATCTGATTTGACCCATTTACACTATTATACATCTTTCACACATATTCCAGGTAAAAAGCCAAAAGTTGAATTTGCTGTACACATTCATTCTTatgcattaaagaaaacattttgatattttattcaCCTTTACCTTTCAATTAAACTGAAAGTTGGAGAAAAGCACTCATTCTCATCAAACCTATTCCTAATCAAACAATGTTGAAAGCACAAAATATTATCAACTACTGCTTAAACGTCAGCAAAGCTAAAAACAAGCTAAGACTGGTTTTATGTTGGGTGCAGAGCAGGGACTGAGACAAAGCTTGTTGACTCGAGAGCCTGTCCTTTGGGAACTCATCTTCTCTCAAAGCAGTATAATGACAGACCTGTGACAAGTCCCTATGGAGGTTTAAAACACTACTCATTAAAGCTTATACTCAACCATCAATGTTCCTAGCAGACAGAAAGTTCACATTTTGTCCTATCTagttgttatttgttattttattaatctTACCCCATGCactttaatttctttttgtctctGTCGTCACATGCGCCCTCCCTGATGATCTGTTAACTAGCAGGTTAATCGATGGCATCATTTATTACATGAAATGTAATATGCTGTGTTGGTATCCAAAAAATGAtgtttattttgataaaagTGGAACTGTGAGGACCAGTGGAAAATgttacataaaagtacattcttTTTAGTGATCTAGTAAGGATGTTCTTAAATGGGTTGCATTTTTCCCCTCTATTATTGCTGTTAATGGTTTACATTTGTGGCGTGCATAGTCATGACAAAAACAAGATGCCATTTAGATGGCGATTGAAAGCCGGCGTCTGTTTCAGCCTGGCGAGCGCGCGTCTGTCAGGCGGCTGACGGCTGACAGCTGAGCGCAGCTGCTCcaaatacaaaaatgcaatgACTTCAGTAGAACAGATCTACTACAAATaaccatttaaaacaataaacccTGACGGTTGTACAATATGCATAATATAAATAGCCTATATACAGCTATAAGAAGTCAACAGGTGCGGGAGGGAAAAAATCTCCAATTGCTCCATAAATAGTTTTCCAcattttcttttcaaataacAACACACCAGTCTACTTTAATAGTAATCTTAAAGTAGCTTTCACAAAATGCGACcctgttattaaaaaaaactcacgTAAATATTTGCGCACGTTGCACTGAATTATCACGTGTGTATGCTATTAAACTTCACAACACTAGTCATTGAAGGATTTAGGCATTTTTTAACATAACCACATGTAATTATGTGCTACATGTATGTGAATATATATAGGCTGTATGTGCGATCTTACCTAAAATGTGCAAATGAAGAAAAAGAAGTTCATATATATCCCACGAAACGTGTACTATCCACACTATCCTCTCATTGATCTTAGCTCCACGTAAGCTCTATACAGTATCTTATATTAACGATCAGAAATCTCCACTTGTCGCCACTTGTTTGCAGTGTGCGGTAACTCATGTGCCGTATCCTGTAGGCTTCAAAGCCATTTAAATAACACGCACCGGCTAGACACGCCCTCTCCATGAAAACCTACCAATCGGGAGAGAGGGAGAGTTTCACGCGGATAAAGCAACGTTCATCTGACTGACTGTGACTGGCTGTCTGACTGACTGGAGTGTGTGAGGGTGAGATTCATCTCTGTGAAaaagaaagtatttttaagAGTAGACTTGACAGAAACGTAAATTAATGTCAATATTATGATTTAATGTAGGACATTAACTTTGATACATGCTTATAATTTGCACGTTTTATGTACAACGACGATACACACGATGAAAATGACAGGACCAAAGGTAAACACTACAGTATTTACCATATACGACTGCGCAGTTTACTAAGTACTCACTTAtctttaaaaaagtgttttgttttacgTTACACCGTGTACTAAATCTTATGTAGTGTTAAGTATTTTGGTCTAATTTGAATGTTATTCAGAACTGCCATGTTTTGTTTACTAACCAGTGGCTTTGATGTTTTGCCCTCAAGTGTTGATCATGCAGCCCAACTATCGTTAAACATTATTTATATTCGTAGATATAAGTTTATAGACTATGAAGAATAGTcatcaaatacataaatatgaataaaaacagcattttgcTTGTTACAGTGCATCTTAAAGCACcacatatttgtttttattttgtaatacaGCAATGTATGACCCAgcctgtaaaaacccagctataaatcatcctacataatgtaaagaacattctgagAAAATATACCTTGATATCATCAAagtcaaagattaaaataaatgtaaaatcaaactttgatgctcctaatctcataactGGATTATGAAATTTATAATCACATATAATGACTGCATCTTGTTATTCTGAATTAGTAATGCGAAAGTATTGTGAGAAATTAATGATGGTTCACTGTTTAGTCATATGAATGTATTTACATTCTCTTTTATATGAGCTCCAATGAAAACTCAGCATCAGTTTCACAGGCCTTTGCTTTTCCTGCTTACTTACACGTAATGAGCCGTGTTAGGGTTTTATTTGTAAAGCTGTTTCATAGAGCTTATTTTAGTTACTTTCTTGTTCGAGTCTATTAATAATACGGACTATTTATAGGCGAAACATGGTGCGTGAGCTGTCCCCTCACTGTTTACCTTTCAGCCTAATTTGAGGCGATGCTTGAACAGCGCTGCATCTAACCACAAGGTGGAGAGCTGGAGACTGCAGGACGATTTCCAGAGACCCGGCAACtcggttttatttattttagtggACATGTGTTTTTGTTAATAACTCTGACACCAAACGTGCCACTGTTTAGGCCCTGTGCTGCATACCAATTGGTCTACTTTTACTATGCTCTTAACCTATGTATTGTATATACGGGAAAGTATATACATTTGAGTGCATAGCTAAAGACTATGCAAGTACTGGGACATATTAACGTGTAACAGAAGTCACCTCAATGTTGCCTAGACACTACAGACACTACAAAATACAGCTCCTTCTTGCATTATTTCTTATGTAATGATTACTGTAAAATAGTAAACAAGACATTAAAGTTTTAAGGTCTATGCACACACTTAACGGCTGATATTTCCCACAACTAATTATGAAAACGTGGA is a window from the Misgurnus anguillicaudatus chromosome 4, ASM2758022v2, whole genome shotgun sequence genome containing:
- the kcnj2a gene encoding inward rectifier potassium channel 2a, which encodes MGSVRANRYSIVSSEEDGMKLATAAVPNGYGNGKGKVHTRHQTQSRFVKKDGHCNVQFINVSEKSQRYLADIFTTCVDIRWRWMFVIFCLAFLLSWLFFGCIFWLVAIFHGDLDNGSPKCVSNVGTFTAAFLFSIETQTTIGYGYRYVTDECPIAVFMVVFQSIVGCIIDAFIIGAVMAKMAKPKKRNETLVFSHNATVAMRDSKLCLMWRVGNLRKSHLVEAHVRAQLLRSRTTAEGEFIPLDQMDIDVGFDSGIDRIFLVSPITIVHEIDEDSPFYDMSKQEMENSDFEIVVILEGMVEATAMTTQCRSSYVASEILWGHRFEPVLFEEKNYYKVDYSRFHKTYEVPSTPLCSARDLAEKKYILSNSNSFCYENEVALSNKEEKEEGNEDSLGPGSTNTDISSDSDHSQATVPLETRPLRRESEI